In Fibrobacter succinogenes, a single window of DNA contains:
- the gltB gene encoding glutamate synthase large subunit has product MKAQALYDPINEHDACGVGLVANINNVASHQIVLQGITVLKRLMHRGAAGGDPETGDGAGLLLSMPHKFFRKLYPELPARYGVAMFFVENTFEAESFDAKIREVAEAEGVKVLQFREVPVNSAKIGRTARETLPHIRQVFFDGSAFETDQAFDIKLYVVRRLIEKACSGLYVCSCSRRSIVYKGLLLASQIEGFYKDLNDLDFESPIALVHQRYSTNTFPTWPLAHPFRYLAHNGEINTLRGNLNSLRAREPHLKSEIIGDDIKKLLPLVPAGQSDSASLDNMFELLVAAGRSLPHAMMMLMPQAWGQKHYLGRDVRGFFEYESMLMEPWDGPAAVAFSDGVNAGAILDRNGLRPARYTLCKDGLFVMASETGVLDLRDDEVEEKGRLKPGEIIYLDLENHRILKNAEMKAQVARSKPYRRWVAENKMSVRGLFSEINPSDVPDDILVQQKRFGYSAEDLSIILKPMAKTGAEPIGSMGNDAALAVLSDKPQPLFNYFKQLFAQVTNPPIDPIREELVMSLTTYIGNHGNILEETPEQAHLIKIPRPIVTEDEIRRFENIGDKSFKAKVLKMQFPLGGNGEVLEAALQNLAGDAVRAVNDDFDIIVLSDKNIDWGYVPIPSLLATACVNRALVEAGVRPEIGLIVQSGEVREVMHFALLLGYGATVINPYLAFESLTHMCHCGDLDVDPVTAAANYVKAVDKGLLKIMSKMGISTLRSYRSAQIFEAVGLNHELVEKFLPGTASRIEGIGLEEIAHEVGDRQNIAFADASKVLQSGGQYAFRKEGEKHLWTPQSLATFRQAVQGGDYEKFKAYSKLINDQSERQATLRGLFKFKQTTPIDISEVESRESIIKHFVAGAMSLGSLSPEAHETIAIAMNRIGAMSNCGEGGEDPDRDTPAANGDIRSSAIRQIASGRFGVTIDYLRHAKDLQIKMAQGAKPGEGGQLPAHKVNEFVARIRHSIPNVSLISPPPHHDIYSIEDLAQLIYDLRNSNPKARVSVKLVSEVGVGTIAAGVAKAHADVVLISGHDGGTGASPLTSIKHAGLPWELGIAEAEQTLVLNDLRGRIKLQVDGQLKTGRDVVVAALLGAEEFGFATNLLVSLGCVMDRKCHTNQCPMGIATQDPEFRKRFAGKPEYVENFLYFIADEVREILASLGLKSLDEACGRSDLLERDQAIAFYKAHNLDFSKIFQTVEGGIKSFDKNYVKEELVNFDRRELLPFVQDTLKSGANVELCTVVHNTDRTVGTELSGEVDEHFGVKGLPEDTIKIHLQGVAGQSFGAFLAPGITLDLEGEANDFMGKGLSGGKIIVRPPSNASFKAEDNVIAGNVIGYGGTSGKIFINGLAGERFGIRNSGMLLVSEGVGDHGCEYMTGGRVVVLGRVGVNFAAGMTGGFAYVYDETGHFDLSCNVDSVDLESVLPGTDSERELLDIIGQHVQATGSEKGKRILENWNSERPKFVKIFPVDYRNALQGKVK; this is encoded by the coding sequence ATGAAAGCTCAAGCACTTTACGACCCGATTAACGAACACGACGCCTGCGGTGTCGGCTTGGTCGCTAATATAAATAATGTTGCCTCGCACCAGATTGTGTTGCAGGGTATTACTGTATTGAAGAGACTCATGCACCGCGGTGCAGCAGGTGGAGACCCGGAAACTGGTGATGGTGCGGGTCTTTTGCTTTCTATGCCGCACAAGTTCTTCCGTAAGTTGTACCCGGAACTTCCGGCGCGTTACGGTGTGGCAATGTTCTTTGTCGAGAACACGTTTGAAGCGGAATCCTTTGACGCTAAGATTCGTGAAGTTGCCGAAGCTGAAGGCGTGAAGGTGCTCCAGTTCCGCGAAGTGCCGGTGAACTCGGCCAAGATCGGTCGCACGGCTCGCGAAACTTTGCCGCATATCCGCCAGGTGTTCTTTGACGGTTCTGCTTTTGAGACGGACCAGGCTTTTGATATTAAGCTTTATGTGGTTCGCCGCCTGATTGAAAAGGCTTGCAGTGGATTGTATGTTTGCAGCTGCAGCCGCCGTAGCATCGTTTACAAGGGCCTTTTGCTTGCAAGCCAGATCGAAGGCTTCTACAAGGACTTGAACGATCTCGATTTTGAATCCCCGATTGCCCTTGTCCACCAGCGCTATTCGACCAACACGTTCCCGACTTGGCCGCTGGCACACCCGTTCCGCTATTTGGCTCACAACGGCGAAATCAATACGCTTCGCGGTAACCTCAACAGCTTGCGCGCTCGTGAACCGCACTTGAAGAGCGAAATTATCGGCGACGATATCAAGAAGCTTTTGCCGCTCGTTCCGGCAGGCCAGAGCGACTCGGCTAGCCTTGACAACATGTTTGAGCTTCTCGTCGCTGCGGGCCGTAGCCTTCCGCATGCGATGATGATGCTCATGCCGCAGGCTTGGGGCCAAAAGCATTACCTTGGCCGCGATGTGCGTGGCTTCTTTGAATACGAATCCATGTTGATGGAACCGTGGGATGGCCCTGCTGCAGTTGCTTTCTCTGACGGTGTCAACGCTGGTGCAATTCTCGACCGTAACGGTCTTCGTCCGGCACGTTACACTTTATGTAAAGACGGTCTCTTCGTGATGGCTTCTGAAACGGGCGTGCTCGATTTGCGCGATGACGAAGTCGAAGAAAAGGGTCGCCTCAAACCGGGTGAAATTATTTACTTGGATTTGGAAAACCACAGAATTTTGAAGAACGCCGAAATGAAGGCTCAGGTGGCTCGTAGCAAGCCTTACCGCCGCTGGGTTGCCGAAAATAAGATGAGCGTTCGCGGTCTCTTTAGCGAAATCAATCCGTCTGATGTTCCTGATGATATTCTGGTGCAGCAAAAGCGTTTTGGTTATTCTGCCGAAGACTTGTCTATTATTTTGAAGCCGATGGCAAAGACCGGTGCAGAACCGATCGGTTCTATGGGTAACGATGCTGCTTTGGCCGTTCTTTCGGATAAGCCGCAGCCGCTGTTCAACTACTTTAAGCAGTTGTTCGCCCAGGTGACGAACCCGCCGATTGACCCGATCCGTGAAGAGCTCGTGATGAGCCTTACGACTTACATCGGTAATCATGGTAACATTCTCGAAGAAACTCCGGAACAGGCTCACCTTATCAAGATCCCGCGCCCGATTGTGACCGAAGACGAAATCCGTCGCTTTGAAAATATCGGTGACAAGAGCTTTAAGGCTAAGGTGCTCAAGATGCAGTTCCCGCTCGGTGGTAATGGCGAAGTCTTGGAAGCTGCTTTGCAGAACCTTGCTGGCGATGCCGTGCGTGCGGTGAACGACGATTTCGATATCATCGTGCTTTCGGATAAGAATATCGATTGGGGCTATGTGCCTATACCGAGCTTGCTTGCCACAGCTTGCGTGAACCGCGCCTTGGTCGAAGCGGGAGTCCGTCCGGAAATCGGTTTGATTGTGCAGTCCGGTGAAGTTCGCGAAGTGATGCACTTTGCCTTGTTGCTCGGTTACGGTGCAACGGTGATTAACCCGTACCTTGCTTTTGAAAGCCTTACCCACATGTGCCATTGCGGAGACTTGGATGTTGATCCGGTGACGGCTGCTGCAAATTATGTAAAGGCTGTGGACAAGGGTCTTTTGAAGATCATGTCGAAGATGGGTATTTCTACCCTCCGTAGCTATCGCAGCGCTCAGATTTTCGAAGCGGTCGGCTTGAATCATGAACTTGTCGAAAAGTTCTTGCCGGGTACGGCAAGCCGCATCGAAGGTATTGGTCTCGAAGAAATTGCCCATGAAGTTGGCGATCGCCAGAACATTGCCTTTGCTGATGCAAGCAAGGTGCTTCAGTCCGGTGGTCAGTACGCATTCCGCAAGGAAGGTGAAAAGCACTTGTGGACTCCGCAGTCGCTTGCGACATTCCGTCAGGCTGTGCAGGGCGGTGACTATGAAAAGTTCAAGGCTTATAGCAAGCTGATTAACGACCAGTCTGAACGTCAGGCAACTTTGCGCGGACTCTTCAAGTTCAAACAGACGACTCCGATTGATATTTCTGAAGTCGAAAGCCGCGAATCGATTATCAAGCATTTTGTGGCTGGTGCAATGAGCCTTGGTTCTTTGAGCCCGGAAGCCCACGAAACGATTGCTATCGCCATGAACCGTATCGGAGCCATGAGCAACTGCGGTGAAGGTGGTGAAGATCCGGATCGCGATACGCCTGCTGCTAACGGCGATATCCGTAGCTCTGCTATTCGTCAGATTGCTTCGGGCCGCTTTGGTGTGACGATTGACTACTTGCGCCATGCTAAGGATTTGCAGATCAAGATGGCTCAGGGTGCAAAGCCGGGTGAAGGCGGCCAGTTGCCGGCTCACAAGGTGAATGAATTTGTGGCTCGCATCCGTCACTCGATTCCGAATGTGTCCTTGATTTCTCCGCCGCCGCATCATGATATTTACTCGATCGAAGACTTGGCCCAGCTCATTTACGACTTGCGCAACTCGAACCCGAAGGCTCGTGTTTCCGTGAAGCTCGTGTCTGAAGTGGGTGTGGGTACGATTGCCGCCGGTGTTGCTAAGGCTCATGCCGACGTGGTGCTCATTTCTGGTCATGATGGCGGTACGGGTGCTTCTCCGCTGACTTCTATTAAGCATGCCGGCCTTCCGTGGGAACTCGGTATTGCTGAAGCGGAACAGACTCTTGTTCTTAACGATTTGCGCGGCCGCATCAAGCTCCAGGTCGATGGTCAGCTCAAGACTGGCCGTGATGTTGTGGTGGCCGCCCTCCTCGGTGCCGAAGAATTCGGATTTGCAACAAACTTGCTCGTTAGCCTTGGCTGCGTGATGGACCGCAAGTGCCATACGAACCAGTGCCCGATGGGTATTGCGACTCAGGATCCTGAATTCCGCAAGCGCTTTGCCGGTAAGCCGGAATACGTTGAAAACTTCCTCTACTTTATTGCAGACGAAGTTCGCGAAATCTTGGCAAGCCTTGGTCTCAAGAGCCTCGATGAAGCCTGCGGCCGTAGCGACTTGCTCGAACGTGATCAGGCAATTGCATTCTACAAGGCTCACAACCTCGACTTCTCGAAGATTTTCCAGACTGTCGAAGGTGGCATCAAGTCTTTCGACAAGAACTATGTGAAGGAAGAATTGGTCAACTTCGACCGTCGCGAACTCTTGCCGTTTGTGCAGGATACGCTCAAGAGCGGCGCCAATGTAGAACTCTGCACTGTTGTTCACAATACCGACCGTACGGTGGGTACGGAACTTTCTGGCGAAGTGGACGAACACTTTGGCGTGAAGGGACTCCCCGAAGATACGATCAAGATTCATTTGCAGGGTGTCGCAGGCCAGAGCTTTGGCGCATTCCTTGCTCCGGGTATTACGCTTGACCTCGAAGGCGAAGCCAACGACTTTATGGGTAAGGGCCTTTCTGGTGGTAAGATCATCGTGCGCCCGCCAAGCAATGCAAGCTTCAAGGCCGAAGACAACGTCATTGCCGGTAACGTTATCGGTTACGGTGGTACTTCTGGTAAGATCTTCATTAACGGTCTCGCTGGCGAACGCTTTGGTATCCGTAACTCGGGTATGCTCCTCGTCTCGGAAGGTGTTGGCGACCATGGTTGCGAATACATGACGGGTGGTCGCGTGGTTGTGCTCGGTCGTGTAGGCGTGAACTTCGCCGCAGGTATGACTGGTGGCTTTGCTTACGTGTACGACGAAACGGGTCACTTTGACTTGAGCTGCAACGTGGATTCTGTGGACCTTGAAAGTGTGCTCCCGGGTACCGATAGCGAGCGTGAACTTCTCGATATCATCGGCCAGCATGTTCAGGCGACGGGTAGTGAAAAGGGCAAGCGCATTCTTGAAAATTGGAATAGCGAACGTCCGAAGTTCGTGAAGATTTTCCCGGTGGATTATAGAAACGCATTACAGGGAAAGGTAAAATGA
- a CDS encoding glutamate synthase subunit beta, protein MEQIKRIQDVYRPVEERVKDNKEVERRLTSVEIVGQAGRCHTCGIPFCHGAGCPLGNLIPEFNAAVSLGNAERAYDIISKTAFFPEFTGRVCPALCESACTGNVHNDPVMVRQIEKFIIETAFEEGWVKLPAAEPNGKSAAVIGSGPAGLFAAEALRRKGFAVTVYEKREKAGGLLRYGIPNWKLDKSVIDRRVALLEAAGIKFVYNTEIGKDIAAEYIHKNFDEVFLAIGTPNARDLKIPGRDAEGIFLALDFLHGAEKPGESNPEKFSAKGRKVLVIGGGDTGNDCVGKAIREGCESVLQVEFMPKPPEERSPSTPWPDWPYMLRTSYAQHEGGERRWNVSSKQFIVKDGRVAGVEAVRVEWEMSPQGRPLKPNEVPNSTEVIDTDLVVLAMGFTGVPAEGIVNDLGLTLTPRTAIIPDPSRHIYAVGDCANGASLVVRAMADAKAKVATIK, encoded by the coding sequence ATGGAACAGATTAAACGCATACAAGATGTCTACCGCCCTGTCGAAGAGCGTGTGAAAGACAATAAGGAAGTTGAACGTAGACTGACTTCTGTTGAAATTGTTGGTCAGGCCGGTCGTTGCCACACATGCGGAATTCCGTTCTGCCATGGTGCGGGTTGCCCTCTCGGAAACTTGATTCCCGAATTTAACGCAGCGGTTTCTCTCGGAAATGCGGAACGTGCTTATGATATCATTAGCAAGACGGCGTTCTTCCCGGAATTCACGGGTCGCGTTTGTCCGGCTCTTTGTGAGTCGGCTTGTACCGGGAATGTTCATAACGATCCGGTGATGGTGCGCCAGATTGAAAAGTTCATCATCGAAACGGCTTTTGAAGAAGGCTGGGTAAAGCTCCCTGCTGCTGAACCGAACGGAAAGAGCGCCGCTGTGATTGGCTCTGGTCCTGCCGGGTTGTTTGCTGCCGAAGCGCTCCGCCGTAAGGGCTTTGCCGTGACGGTTTACGAAAAACGTGAAAAGGCGGGTGGACTTTTGCGCTATGGTATCCCAAACTGGAAACTCGACAAGTCCGTGATTGACCGCCGTGTGGCTTTGCTTGAAGCGGCTGGAATCAAGTTTGTCTACAATACTGAAATCGGGAAGGATATTGCTGCGGAATACATTCACAAGAATTTTGACGAAGTGTTCCTTGCAATTGGTACGCCGAATGCTCGTGACTTGAAAATTCCAGGCCGCGATGCCGAAGGCATTTTCCTTGCTCTCGACTTTTTGCACGGTGCCGAAAAACCGGGCGAATCGAATCCTGAAAAGTTCTCTGCCAAGGGCCGCAAGGTGCTCGTGATTGGCGGTGGCGATACGGGTAACGACTGCGTCGGTAAAGCCATCCGCGAAGGTTGCGAAAGCGTTTTGCAGGTGGAATTCATGCCGAAGCCGCCTGAGGAACGTTCTCCGTCTACGCCGTGGCCCGATTGGCCGTACATGCTGCGCACCAGCTATGCCCAACATGAAGGTGGTGAACGTCGCTGGAATGTTTCTTCCAAGCAGTTTATCGTAAAAGATGGCCGTGTTGCTGGAGTGGAAGCGGTTCGCGTGGAATGGGAAATGTCCCCGCAGGGCCGCCCGCTCAAGCCGAACGAAGTTCCGAATTCTACCGAAGTCATCGATACGGATTTGGTGGTGCTCGCTATGGGCTTCACCGGAGTTCCGGCCGAAGGCATCGTGAACGATTTGGGCCTCACGCTTACGCCGCGTACAGCGATTATTCCGGATCCTTCTCGCCATATTTATGCGGTGGGTGACTGCGCTAATGGTGCATCCCTTGTGGTGCGCGCCATGGCCGATGCGAAAGCGAAAGTGGCTACAATCAAGTAA